A stretch of Cupriavidus necator DNA encodes these proteins:
- a CDS encoding type II secretion system F family protein, whose protein sequence is MMLVVAFALAAGLVGVLAATTMAMRRLTVAVPDEARDYLDPLPPSLRAVWPVVRFFDHHLVWITPKSLRAAVDEQLRLTGMSFLMTARQFLSLSIVSALAFCLLAGIAMLGLGVFSPLLLLAASALGFFYPRIWLRDVRKRNLLQVTRHLPVFLDFLTLSVEAGLNINGALLQAVEKGPEGPLRREFEHVLRDLKSGLSRADALRRMDDRLRVKEVTNFVGAVIQAERMGSGLAATLRFQSEQRRTERFQRAEKQAMEAPVKLIFPLVVFIFPVTFIVLGFPIVMKFMQEGLL, encoded by the coding sequence ATGATGCTTGTTGTTGCCTTCGCCCTTGCCGCCGGCCTGGTCGGCGTGCTCGCCGCCACCACCATGGCCATGCGCCGCCTCACCGTGGCCGTTCCCGACGAGGCGCGCGACTACCTCGACCCGTTGCCGCCGTCGCTGCGCGCGGTCTGGCCGGTGGTGCGCTTCTTCGACCACCATCTCGTCTGGATCACGCCGAAGTCGCTGCGCGCCGCGGTGGACGAGCAACTGCGCCTGACGGGCATGTCGTTCCTGATGACGGCGCGCCAGTTCCTGTCGCTGTCGATCGTTTCGGCGCTGGCGTTCTGCCTGCTGGCGGGCATAGCCATGCTGGGGCTGGGCGTGTTCTCGCCGCTGCTGCTGCTTGCCGCCAGCGCGCTGGGCTTCTTCTATCCGCGCATCTGGCTACGCGACGTGCGCAAGCGCAACCTGCTGCAGGTCACGCGCCACCTGCCGGTGTTTCTGGATTTCCTGACACTGAGCGTAGAGGCCGGCCTGAACATCAACGGCGCCCTGCTGCAGGCGGTGGAGAAGGGGCCTGAGGGCCCGCTGCGGCGCGAGTTCGAGCACGTGCTGCGCGACCTGAAGTCGGGCCTGAGCCGCGCCGATGCGCTGCGCCGCATGGATGACCGCCTGCGCGTGAAGGAGGTCACCAATTTCGTCGGTGCCGTGATCCAGGCGGAGCGCATGGGCTCGGGGCTGGCCGCCACGCTGCGCTTCCAGTCGGAGCAGCGGCGCACCGAGCGCTTCCAGCGCGCGGAGAAGCAGGCCATGGAAGCGCCGGTCAAGCTGATCTTTCCGCTGGTGGTGTTTATCTTCCCGGTCACCTTTATCGTGCTTGGCTTCCCGATCGTGATGAAGTTTATGCAGGAAGGGCTGCTGTGA
- a CDS encoding type II secretion system F family protein produces the protein MNLALVLCGAFLMTVLIAWAVLSQGKRWFVRHTQTLATEVEASLADLFIFINMRQVAGISVVAVFALPLLTWLVSQNVFFAMLSIPVSLLLPRALVKKMQRKRLMAIEDQMPDALLMMSSALRAGASFPMALESVVAESRPPISQEFDLLMREVRLGVDLMDALRNMEKRIPVPDFLMVTAAITISREVGGNLAETLESVARTLREKHQMEGKIRALTAQGKMQGLVMTGLPLFLIVVLNHMEPVAMAPLFSSPIGWGTLSVIAVMELLGYKAISKITHIDV, from the coding sequence ATGAACCTTGCCCTGGTGCTGTGCGGCGCCTTCCTGATGACCGTGCTGATTGCGTGGGCCGTGCTGTCGCAGGGCAAGCGCTGGTTCGTGCGGCATACGCAGACGCTGGCGACCGAGGTCGAGGCCTCGCTGGCCGATCTCTTTATCTTCATCAATATGCGGCAGGTGGCCGGCATCTCGGTGGTGGCGGTGTTCGCGCTGCCGCTGCTGACCTGGCTGGTATCGCAGAACGTGTTCTTCGCGATGCTCAGCATTCCGGTGAGCCTGCTGCTGCCGCGCGCGCTGGTGAAGAAGATGCAGCGCAAGCGCCTGATGGCCATCGAAGACCAGATGCCCGACGCGCTGCTGATGATGTCGAGCGCGCTGCGCGCCGGCGCCAGCTTCCCGATGGCGCTGGAAAGCGTGGTGGCGGAGTCGCGCCCGCCGATCTCGCAGGAGTTCGACCTGCTGATGCGCGAAGTCCGGCTTGGCGTGGACCTGATGGACGCGCTGCGCAATATGGAAAAACGCATTCCAGTGCCCGACTTCCTGATGGTGACCGCGGCCATCACGATCTCGCGCGAGGTGGGCGGCAACCTGGCCGAGACGCTGGAGTCGGTGGCGCGCACGCTGCGCGAGAAGCATCAGATGGAAGGCAAGATCCGCGCGCTGACCGCGCAGGGCAAGATGCAGGGCCTGGTGATGACGGGCTTGCCGCTGTTCCTGATCGTGGTGCTGAACCACATGGAGCCGGTGGCGATGGCACCGCTGTTCAGTTCGCCGATCGGCTGGGGCACGCTGTCCGTGATCGCGGTGATGGAGCTGCTTGGCTACAAGGCGATCAGCAAGATCACCCATATCGATGTCTGA
- a CDS encoding DUF192 domain-containing protein — translation MRQARLYLRAGHSTLDTGVRVSVAATARERMTGLLSRDSMAPDEALLLSPCGAVHTFGMRMAIDVVFLDKRQRVLAVHPCVGRLRVRAHWRARQTLELGAGRAAALGIAPGQNLELREEGP, via the coding sequence GTGAGGCAGGCGCGCCTCTACCTGCGGGCCGGCCACAGCACGCTCGACACCGGCGTGCGCGTGTCGGTGGCGGCCACTGCGCGCGAACGCATGACGGGGCTGCTCAGCCGCGATTCGATGGCACCGGACGAAGCCTTGCTGCTGTCCCCCTGCGGCGCAGTCCACACCTTTGGCATGCGCATGGCGATCGACGTGGTGTTTCTCGACAAGCGGCAGCGCGTGCTGGCGGTGCACCCGTGCGTGGGACGCCTGCGCGTGCGTGCCCACTGGCGCGCGCGCCAGACGCTTGAGCTCGGCGCGGGGCGCGCGGCGGCATTGGGGATTGCGCCGGGCCAGAACCTGGAACTGCGGGAGGAGGGGCCATGA